Proteins from a genomic interval of Pseudomonas paeninsulae:
- a CDS encoding MurR/RpiR family transcriptional regulator, translating into MQASVPATLDELREQITLRYDSLSKRLKQIGRFVLDYPNDVALETVVVIAERSAVQPSALIRFAQAFGYSGFSDMQRVFQAALMHGNANYRERIRLSREGEQDIDADQPLSVLRAFAGADMAALEQLPLTVDGQVFAQAVEFLAKAPGILLAGQRRAFPVAAYLAYALSHLDRPVRLLDGLGGMLKEQVRSAGRQDVLVAISFSPYAPETREVVDLARQRGLRVIALTDSPLSPLVQQADVWFDVRDAEVQGFRTLNATLCLAQSLAVAAGYRLEQELFASPAAAGQS; encoded by the coding sequence ATGCAAGCATCCGTACCGGCGACCTTGGATGAGTTACGTGAACAGATCACCCTGCGCTACGACAGCCTGAGCAAGCGGCTCAAGCAGATCGGCCGCTTCGTCCTGGATTATCCCAACGATGTGGCTCTGGAGACCGTGGTGGTGATCGCCGAGCGTTCCGCGGTGCAGCCGTCGGCGTTGATCCGTTTCGCCCAGGCGTTCGGCTACAGCGGTTTCAGCGACATGCAGCGGGTGTTCCAGGCGGCGCTGATGCACGGCAACGCCAACTACCGTGAGCGTATCCGCCTGTCTCGCGAGGGCGAGCAGGACATCGACGCCGACCAACCGCTCAGCGTGCTGCGCGCCTTCGCCGGTGCCGACATGGCCGCCCTCGAACAACTGCCGTTGACGGTGGACGGCCAGGTCTTCGCCCAGGCGGTGGAGTTTCTGGCCAAAGCCCCGGGGATTCTGCTGGCCGGCCAGCGCCGCGCCTTTCCGGTCGCCGCCTACCTGGCCTACGCCCTGAGCCACCTCGATCGCCCGGTGCGGCTGCTCGACGGCCTCGGCGGGATGCTCAAGGAACAGGTGCGCAGCGCCGGCCGCCAGGATGTGCTGGTGGCCATCAGCTTCTCGCCCTATGCCCCGGAAACCCGCGAAGTGGTCGACCTGGCCCGCCAGCGCGGCCTGCGCGTCATCGCCCTGACCGACAGCCCGCTCAGCCCGTTGGTCCAGCAGGCCGACGTCTGGTTCGATGTGCGTGACGCCGAAGTGCAGGGCTTCCGCACCCTCAATGCGACCCTCTGCCTGGCGCAGTCGCTGGCCGTGGCGGCAGGCTATCGGCTGGAGCAGGAGCTGTTCGCTTCTCCAGCAGCCGCCGGTCAATCGTGA
- a CDS encoding substrate-binding periplasmic protein, whose product MPRIFCLVFIAALWAGASPAQSASDEARPLVRVGFYEFPPYSYTDSQGRPQGAILHLTKRLLEHAGYQAELRSYPSARLYNGLRDGSVQIWPGAPGKPELAEHTLETRIQLGEIVLNLYFRRDTLLPRFPEDLQGRGVITISGYSYWPQINALLDDPALAIQQHRTGSHSAALEMLKRRRGDFLLDYQTPVEQARRRLGMTELPFVQLQRVPLKLIVSHRAPGAEALRDALDRAYEELSAAGDDLHLP is encoded by the coding sequence ATGCCTAGAATCTTCTGCCTAGTTTTTATCGCCGCCCTCTGGGCCGGCGCGAGCCCTGCACAAAGCGCCAGCGACGAGGCACGGCCGCTGGTGCGGGTCGGCTTTTATGAGTTCCCGCCCTATTCCTACACTGACAGCCAGGGCCGTCCGCAAGGTGCGATCCTGCACCTGACCAAGCGACTGCTGGAGCACGCCGGCTATCAGGCCGAGTTGCGTTCCTACCCGAGCGCGCGCCTGTACAACGGCCTGCGCGATGGCAGCGTGCAGATCTGGCCAGGTGCGCCCGGCAAACCCGAGTTGGCTGAGCACACCCTGGAAACCCGCATCCAGCTGGGTGAAATCGTCCTCAACCTGTATTTTCGCCGCGACACCCTGCTGCCACGTTTTCCCGAAGACCTGCAAGGGCGCGGGGTGATCACGATCAGCGGCTACAGCTATTGGCCGCAGATCAACGCGTTGCTCGACGACCCCGCCCTGGCGATCCAGCAGCACCGCACCGGCAGCCACAGTGCCGCCCTGGAGATGCTCAAGCGCCGCCGCGGCGACTTCCTGCTCGACTACCAGACCCCGGTGGAGCAGGCGCGTCGGCGCCTGGGTATGACCGAATTGCCCTTCGTACAGTTGCAGCGGGTGCCTCTGAAGCTGATCGTCTCGCACCGCGCCCCCGGCGCCGAGGCCCTGCGCGATGCCCTGGACCGGGCCTACGAGGAACTCAGCGCGGCCGGCGATGACCTGCACCTGCCCTGA
- a CDS encoding CDGSH iron-sulfur domain-containing protein, translating to MTEPLIAQRGPFAVEVQAGKDYFWCRCGRSAGQPFCDGSHKGTDITPLKYHAEQSDTLYFCGCKHTQTPPCCDGSHNKL from the coding sequence ATGACCGAGCCGCTGATTGCCCAACGAGGTCCCTTTGCGGTCGAGGTGCAGGCCGGAAAAGACTATTTCTGGTGCCGGTGCGGGCGTAGCGCTGGCCAGCCGTTTTGCGACGGCAGCCATAAGGGGACTGACATCACGCCGCTGAAATACCATGCCGAACAGAGCGACACCCTGTACTTTTGTGGCTGCAAACATACCCAGACGCCGCCTTGTTGCGACGGTAGCCATAACAAGCTGTAG
- a CDS encoding SDR family oxidoreductase — protein MYRKVFASKVFDRKVVLISGGCAGIGRALAVRLAQAGARLVILDLQQQALDSLVQHLADHHNAEALGLVCDVADGEAVQRAVALAVERFGGIDVLINNAGITHRSSFAETELAVFQRVMAVNYFGALHCTKAALPSLLARAGQIIVLSSLSGFSPLLYRSAYNASKHALHGLFETLRYELKDSGVSVMLVCPGFTATDLRKNALVGDGSVAAQPPLAMGKVASPQDVAEAIYLAALKRKRLLILSNVDWRARVLARFFPRLFERVLLPRLSGMKPQGPGRG, from the coding sequence ATGTATCGCAAGGTCTTCGCCAGTAAAGTATTCGATCGCAAGGTGGTGTTGATCAGCGGCGGCTGCGCCGGGATTGGCCGCGCCCTGGCCGTGCGCCTGGCCCAGGCTGGCGCGCGCCTGGTGATTCTGGATCTGCAGCAGCAGGCGCTGGATAGCCTGGTGCAACACCTGGCCGATCATCACAACGCCGAGGCGTTGGGGCTGGTCTGCGACGTCGCCGATGGCGAGGCGGTGCAGCGTGCCGTCGCCCTGGCCGTCGAGCGCTTCGGCGGCATCGACGTGCTGATCAACAACGCCGGTATCACCCACCGCAGCAGCTTCGCCGAGACCGAGCTGGCGGTGTTCCAGCGGGTCATGGCGGTCAACTACTTCGGCGCCCTGCATTGCACCAAGGCGGCGCTGCCCAGCCTGCTGGCCCGCGCTGGGCAGATCATCGTGCTCAGTTCGTTGTCCGGTTTCTCCCCGTTGCTGTATCGCAGCGCCTACAACGCCAGCAAGCATGCCCTGCATGGCCTGTTCGAAACCCTGCGCTACGAGCTGAAGGACAGCGGGGTCAGCGTGATGCTGGTGTGCCCCGGCTTTACCGCCACCGACTTGCGCAAGAATGCCCTGGTCGGCGACGGTTCGGTGGCCGCGCAGCCGCCGCTGGCGATGGGCAAGGTCGCCTCGCCGCAGGATGTCGCCGAGGCCATCTATCTGGCGGCGCTTAAGCGCAAGCGCTTGTTGATATTGTCCAACGTCGACTGGCGGGCGCGGGTGCTGGCGCGCTTCTTCCCGCGGCTATTCGAGCGGGTGCTGTTGCCGCGCCTGTCCGGCATGAAGCCGCAAGGCCCGGGCCGCGGTTGA
- a CDS encoding VOC family protein, with product MADTNPSILSHISLGTNQFDQAVAFYDQVLPTLGCKRILAHPGAVAYGREYPEFWVQTPIDGQPASVGNGTHFGFVAPDKAAVHAFYVAALAAGASGEGEPGPRAEYGEPYYGCFVRDFDGHKIEATCWDLEQAYELYIEPVED from the coding sequence ATGGCCGACACCAACCCCAGCATCCTGTCGCACATATCCCTCGGTACCAACCAGTTCGACCAGGCCGTGGCCTTCTATGACCAGGTGCTGCCGACCCTTGGCTGCAAACGCATACTCGCCCACCCTGGGGCCGTGGCCTATGGCCGCGAATACCCGGAGTTCTGGGTGCAGACGCCGATCGATGGGCAGCCAGCGAGTGTCGGCAATGGCACGCACTTCGGCTTTGTCGCGCCGGACAAGGCCGCTGTACATGCCTTCTACGTAGCAGCCTTGGCAGCCGGCGCGAGCGGCGAAGGTGAACCCGGCCCGCGTGCCGAATACGGCGAGCCCTATTACGGCTGCTTTGTCCGCGACTTCGACGGCCACAAGATCGAAGCGACGTGCTGGGATCTGGAGCAGGCCTATGAACTGTATATCGAGCCGGTCGAAGACTGA
- a CDS encoding IS1182 family transposase → MSRFRPIDRKTAYLLPPSADDWLPEDHLARFILEAIEKLDLGALTRAYAGRGSAAYHPEVLLSLLVYGYATGTFSSRKIERASYDSLAFRYLAAGSHPDHDTLASFRRRFLDELAGIFLQVLELAGEMKLLRLGTISLDGTKVHANASRHSALSHDHIQVLERQLKAEVQQLLTLAERADQAELPDGCSLPEEIKRRQDRLAAMDIAKAKIEARASARFEQEQAAYQAKLEQRAVRAAQTGKQPGGRPPKAPIAGPRPQDQINLTDEDSRIMRVAGGGFEQCYNAQAAVDTDSLLVVAQDLTQAGNDKQQVIPMLAELKALPESLGRVDTLIADCGYSSEGNIAACEEAQIEPYLAVAREHHHPHWKARFEDPPALAADATPQQRMAHKLKSQPGRTLYALRKQTVEPVFGIIKSVMGCRQFLLRGKAKVSGEWRLVCLAWNLKRMAGLRHKSVQCS, encoded by the coding sequence ATGAGCCGCTTTCGCCCGATCGACCGCAAGACCGCGTACCTGCTGCCGCCCTCGGCAGACGACTGGCTGCCCGAAGATCACCTGGCCCGCTTCATCCTCGAAGCCATCGAAAAACTCGACCTGGGCGCGCTCACCCGTGCCTATGCCGGGCGCGGCAGCGCCGCCTATCACCCCGAAGTCTTGCTCAGCCTGCTGGTCTATGGCTATGCCACGGGTACCTTTTCCAGCCGCAAGATCGAGCGGGCCAGCTATGACTCGCTCGCCTTCCGCTACCTCGCCGCCGGCAGCCACCCCGACCATGACACCTTGGCCAGCTTCCGCCGGCGCTTTCTCGACGAGCTGGCTGGCATCTTCCTCCAGGTGCTGGAGCTGGCGGGCGAAATGAAACTGCTCAGGCTCGGCACCATCAGCCTCGACGGCACCAAGGTGCATGCCAATGCCTCACGCCACAGCGCGCTTTCCCATGACCATATCCAGGTGCTCGAGCGCCAGCTCAAGGCCGAGGTGCAGCAACTCCTGACCCTGGCCGAGCGCGCCGACCAGGCGGAGCTTCCCGACGGCTGCAGCCTGCCCGAGGAGATCAAGCGTCGGCAGGATCGGCTGGCCGCCATGGATATCGCCAAGGCCAAGATCGAGGCGCGCGCCAGTGCCCGTTTCGAGCAGGAGCAGGCCGCCTATCAAGCGAAACTCGAGCAGCGCGCCGTGCGGGCCGCGCAAACCGGCAAACAGCCTGGCGGCAGACCGCCCAAAGCGCCGATCGCTGGCCCCAGGCCGCAAGACCAGATCAATCTTACCGATGAAGATTCACGCATCATGCGCGTGGCCGGCGGCGGCTTCGAACAGTGCTACAACGCCCAAGCGGCGGTGGATACCGACAGCCTGCTGGTGGTGGCGCAGGACCTCACCCAAGCGGGCAACGACAAGCAGCAAGTCATCCCCATGCTGGCTGAACTCAAGGCGCTGCCCGAGTCGCTGGGGCGAGTGGATACGCTGATCGCCGACTGCGGCTACAGCAGCGAAGGCAATATCGCTGCCTGTGAAGAGGCGCAAATCGAACCCTATCTGGCGGTGGCGCGCGAACATCACCATCCCCACTGGAAGGCGCGTTTCGAGGATCCGCCGGCGCTCGCAGCCGACGCCACACCGCAACAGCGTATGGCCCACAAGCTCAAGAGCCAGCCGGGGCGCACGCTCTATGCCCTGCGCAAACAGACAGTGGAGCCGGTGTTCGGCATCATCAAATCAGTGATGGGTTGTCGCCAGTTCCTGCTGCGCGGCAAGGCCAAAGTGAGCGGCGAATGGCGCCTGGTGTGCTTGGCGTGGAATTTGAAACGCATGGCCGGGTTGCGCCACAAATCCGTCCAATGCAGCTAA
- a CDS encoding YciC family protein, which produces MNAFHVLRDAWFFFSHNLPAIIRLCLPLVVLEALVQQFVSAQIGTEAAAAYGILVGLLFYPLYTAALILFLDARSRGETPAKRTLLAASLRLWPGFALLAGLSTLAIMLGASLFVLPGLWMMIKLAFAEYLLVLRGLSPIKALHESFELTSGYFWQILTCVLCVMLPLWLLAWASQPAEGEQQDVLLTLLLDSVNGFLQLFATVVLFRLFMLRGTLPAEE; this is translated from the coding sequence ATGAATGCGTTTCACGTCCTGCGCGACGCCTGGTTTTTCTTCAGCCACAACCTGCCGGCGATCATCCGCCTGTGCTTGCCTCTGGTGGTACTCGAAGCCTTGGTGCAGCAATTCGTCAGCGCTCAGATCGGGACCGAAGCGGCTGCGGCTTACGGCATTCTGGTTGGCCTGCTGTTCTACCCGCTCTATACCGCGGCGCTGATCCTGTTCCTCGATGCGCGCAGCCGGGGCGAAACACCAGCCAAGCGCACACTGCTCGCCGCCAGTCTGCGCCTGTGGCCAGGCTTTGCCCTGCTGGCGGGCCTGAGCACCCTGGCGATCATGCTCGGCGCCTCGCTGTTCGTCCTGCCAGGCCTGTGGATGATGATCAAACTGGCATTCGCCGAGTACCTGCTGGTATTGCGCGGACTGAGTCCGATAAAAGCGCTGCATGAGAGTTTCGAGCTGACCAGCGGCTACTTCTGGCAAATTCTGACCTGCGTACTGTGCGTCATGCTGCCGTTGTGGTTGCTCGCCTGGGCCAGCCAACCGGCCGAGGGCGAGCAGCAGGATGTGCTGCTCACCCTGCTGCTCGACAGCGTCAACGGCTTTCTGCAATTGTTTGCCACCGTGGTGCTGTTTCGCCTGTTCATGCTGCGCGGCACACTGCCTGCAGAGGAATAA
- a CDS encoding cysteine hydrolase family protein: protein MPQDDHRLQPPALLIIDMQQGIQRLNQARNNPEAETRIASLLGHWRQAGWPLVHIRHISREADSVFAPGQSGALFQTQLAPLPAEQVFEKNVTDAFTHSNLERWLHVRGIRALVIVGVASENSVEATARSASNLGFVTQVVADACYTFGKSDYSGQPRSAQEVHDMALANLRDEYAEVVQSADLIVSLFGASGAIG from the coding sequence ATGCCTCAAGACGATCACCGCTTACAACCGCCCGCCTTGCTGATCATCGATATGCAGCAAGGCATTCAGCGGCTCAATCAAGCGCGTAACAATCCCGAGGCGGAAACACGGATCGCCAGCCTGCTTGGCCACTGGCGCCAGGCGGGATGGCCGCTGGTGCATATTCGTCATATTTCCCGCGAGGCCGATTCGGTATTCGCCCCTGGGCAGAGCGGCGCGCTGTTCCAGACACAACTGGCGCCGCTGCCGGCCGAGCAGGTGTTCGAGAAGAATGTCACCGATGCCTTTACCCACAGCAACCTGGAACGCTGGCTGCATGTGCGCGGCATTCGCGCGTTGGTGATAGTCGGGGTGGCCAGCGAAAACTCGGTGGAAGCCACGGCGCGCAGCGCCAGCAACCTGGGCTTTGTCACGCAGGTGGTGGCGGACGCTTGCTACACCTTCGGCAAAAGCGACTACTCGGGCCAGCCACGCAGCGCTCAGGAAGTGCACGACATGGCCCTGGCCAACCTGCGCGACGAGTATGCCGAAGTGGTGCAAAGCGCCGACTTGATCGTCTCGCTATTTGGAGCGTCTGGCGCTATCGGCTAA
- a CDS encoding LabA-like NYN domain-containing protein: protein MLAQPASLLAVNRGAPVKKIAVFADVQNLYYTVRQAYGCHFDYAALWADISQHGQIVEAYAYAIDRGDAKQQQFQQILRNLGFTVKLKPYIQRSDGSAKGDWDVGITIDIMDTAPRVDEVVLASGDGDFDLLLEKIRSSYGVEAVAYGVPGLTAQSLVRAASRYVPIEGALLLRN from the coding sequence ATGCTTGCTCAACCAGCCAGTCTGTTAGCCGTCAACCGAGGAGCCCCGGTGAAAAAGATCGCCGTATTCGCCGATGTACAGAACCTCTATTACACCGTGCGCCAGGCCTATGGCTGCCACTTCGACTACGCCGCGCTGTGGGCTGACATCAGCCAGCACGGGCAGATCGTCGAGGCCTATGCCTACGCCATCGACCGTGGCGATGCCAAGCAGCAGCAGTTCCAGCAGATCCTGCGCAACCTCGGCTTTACCGTGAAGCTCAAGCCCTATATCCAGCGCAGTGACGGCTCGGCCAAGGGCGACTGGGACGTGGGCATCACCATCGACATCATGGACACCGCGCCGCGGGTCGACGAGGTGGTGCTGGCGTCCGGCGATGGCGATTTCGATCTGCTGCTGGAGAAGATCCGCAGCAGTTACGGGGTCGAGGCCGTGGCCTACGGCGTGCCGGGGCTGACTGCGCAATCGCTGGTCCGTGCGGCCAGCCGTTATGTGCCGATTGAAGGCGCGTTGTTGTTAAGAAATTGA
- a CDS encoding 3'-5' exonuclease, with amino-acid sequence MLEAPIAVLDFETTGMSPAQQARATEIGVVIVEGGQIVARYQSLMNSGAWVPPFIEQLTGISNAMLRNAPPAAQVMNEVADFVGDIPLLAHNASFDQKFWDAELALIRRTRVQPFACSLLLARRLLPQAPNHKLGTLNRWAQLPDTGQAHRALADAEMAANLTCFMAALLRERHGMAEVSHALLCSLQKVPAAKVAQTLQRLREG; translated from the coding sequence ATGCTCGAAGCCCCGATAGCCGTCCTCGATTTTGAAACCACTGGCATGTCGCCGGCGCAGCAGGCCCGCGCCACCGAGATCGGCGTGGTCATCGTCGAAGGCGGGCAGATAGTCGCGCGTTACCAGAGCCTGATGAACAGCGGCGCCTGGGTGCCGCCCTTCATCGAACAGCTCACCGGGATCAGCAACGCCATGTTGCGCAACGCCCCGCCGGCGGCGCAGGTGATGAACGAGGTGGCGGATTTTGTCGGCGACATTCCCTTGCTGGCGCATAACGCCTCCTTCGACCAGAAGTTCTGGGATGCCGAGTTGGCGCTGATCCGGCGCACGCGGGTGCAGCCGTTCGCCTGCTCGTTGCTGCTGGCGCGACGGCTGTTGCCGCAGGCGCCTAACCACAAACTCGGCACGTTGAATCGCTGGGCGCAACTGCCGGACACCGGCCAGGCGCACCGCGCGCTGGCCGATGCGGAAATGGCGGCCAACCTGACCTGCTTCATGGCCGCGCTATTGCGCGAGCGGCATGGCATGGCCGAGGTTTCCCACGCGTTGCTGTGCAGCCTGCAGAAGGTTCCCGCGGCCAAAGTGGCGCAAACGCTGCAACGCTTGCGTGAGGGGTAA
- a CDS encoding mechanosensitive ion channel family protein, whose product MIVDELIQLVKNIVYTARTAFSQPEIYTQIGIVLAIYLVAWVFANRIRKYAPFLDASQEEAAAHPLRKVIGKLGSLIFPVLAILMLRISVEVSEGVLNQGWLVQAALTVAILLLFYSVIRDFIQNRVAAGIFKWLGMPLLFLHLLGILSGLIAILESISVNLGNIEISAYGIARVAIFGSLLFWLGRISSKTGRSFIAHQESLDIRTREVAAKLFEVAIFFLISLLILQVMGINLTTLAVFGGAIGVGIGLGLQAIASNFISGIIILLDRSVSIGDYVELDDGRTGMVRELNMRSTTLETFDGKDIVVPNEKFIAEIFTNWTHKDKSQRYRVDFSVAYHSDIRKLVEIIKAVVASHPQVFSGDAVPLEERPDCEIDSFGDSGINMFVEFWMEGIDDGKNRVGGDLLLMILEALQEHGYEIPFPQREIRVVNKDFSINSKPGD is encoded by the coding sequence ATGATAGTAGACGAGCTCATTCAACTAGTTAAGAACATTGTCTATACAGCACGCACTGCATTTTCCCAACCGGAAATCTATACGCAAATTGGCATTGTTCTAGCTATCTACCTGGTTGCATGGGTGTTTGCTAATCGCATCAGGAAATATGCTCCATTCCTTGACGCCAGTCAGGAAGAGGCTGCCGCTCATCCCTTGCGTAAAGTTATTGGCAAGCTGGGCAGTTTGATATTTCCGGTGCTCGCGATCTTGATGTTGCGAATCTCCGTTGAGGTGAGCGAGGGTGTATTAAATCAGGGCTGGCTGGTGCAGGCAGCGCTGACGGTTGCCATATTGCTGCTGTTTTATTCGGTTATTCGTGACTTTATACAGAACCGGGTGGCGGCTGGGATATTCAAATGGCTGGGCATGCCGCTGTTGTTTCTGCACCTGCTCGGTATTCTGAGTGGCCTAATAGCAATACTCGAATCCATATCGGTGAACTTGGGCAATATTGAGATTTCAGCTTACGGTATCGCGCGCGTTGCCATTTTTGGTTCGCTGCTGTTCTGGCTAGGACGCATTAGCAGCAAAACCGGCCGATCATTCATCGCCCATCAGGAAAGCCTCGACATACGCACCCGCGAAGTGGCTGCGAAACTTTTCGAGGTGGCGATATTCTTCTTGATATCCCTGTTGATATTGCAGGTCATGGGTATCAACCTCACCACGCTCGCGGTGTTTGGCGGTGCGATTGGTGTTGGTATTGGCTTAGGGCTGCAGGCAATTGCGTCCAATTTTATATCCGGGATTATCATCCTGCTGGACCGCTCCGTGTCGATTGGAGATTATGTCGAGCTTGATGATGGTCGCACCGGAATGGTGCGCGAGTTGAATATGCGCTCTACCACGCTGGAAACGTTCGATGGCAAAGATATTGTGGTGCCTAACGAAAAGTTCATCGCCGAGATATTTACCAACTGGACGCACAAGGACAAGAGTCAACGTTACCGGGTTGATTTTTCGGTCGCGTATCATTCTGACATCAGGAAGCTGGTCGAAATTATCAAGGCTGTAGTGGCTAGCCACCCGCAGGTGTTCAGCGGCGACGCTGTTCCGCTCGAGGAGCGCCCCGATTGTGAAATAGACAGTTTTGGGGATTCCGGCATCAACATGTTCGTTGAGTTTTGGATGGAAGGCATCGACGATGGTAAGAACCGGGTGGGCGGTGACCTTCTGTTGATGATTTTGGAAGCGCTACAAGAACATGGTTATGAAATACCCTTCCCGCAGCGAGAAATTCGGGTGGTAAACAAAGACTTTTCAATCAATAGCAAACCGGGCGATTAA
- a CDS encoding TPM domain-containing protein: MALLSESEQQQVAQAISAVERETDAELVTVLAAQADDYTYIPLLWASLVALLVPGAVNYFVAWLSAQELLLVQWLTFAGLSLLLRIPALTRRLIPRAVRHWRASNLARRQFLEHNLHHTTGATGMLIFVSEAEHYVEILVDRGISSRLPDTTWQSIVADFTQRVKQGQTLEGFLGCIQSCGAQLKQHVPATHERNELPNHLVILP; encoded by the coding sequence ATGGCTTTATTGAGTGAAAGCGAACAACAGCAGGTCGCCCAGGCGATCAGCGCGGTCGAGCGCGAGACCGATGCCGAGCTGGTCACGGTGCTGGCGGCCCAGGCGGACGATTACACCTACATCCCGTTACTCTGGGCCAGCCTGGTGGCACTGCTGGTGCCTGGCGCGGTGAATTATTTTGTCGCCTGGCTGAGCGCCCAGGAATTGCTGCTGGTGCAGTGGCTGACCTTTGCCGGCTTGAGCCTGCTGCTGCGCATTCCCGCGCTGACCCGCCGCCTGATCCCGCGCGCCGTGCGCCACTGGCGCGCCAGCAACCTGGCGCGCCGGCAGTTTCTCGAGCACAACCTGCACCACACGACGGGGGCGACCGGCATGCTGATCTTCGTCTCGGAGGCCGAGCACTATGTGGAGATTCTGGTCGACCGCGGCATTTCCAGCCGGCTGCCCGACACCACCTGGCAGTCCATAGTCGCGGACTTCACCCAGCGGGTGAAACAGGGCCAGACCCTGGAAGGTTTTCTCGGTTGCATCCAGTCCTGCGGTGCGCAGCTCAAGCAGCATGTGCCCGCGACTCACGAGCGCAACGAACTGCCCAACCATCTGGTGATCCTGCCCTGA
- a CDS encoding TPM domain-containing protein has protein sequence MAVTLRLPLFLLLCAWAWVAQAQEPEFPSLSGRVVDQAELLDAQTEARLTQLLAAHEKASSEQVVVVTLPNLQGLAIEEFGFQLGRHWGIGQKGEDNGALLLIARDERKLRIEVGYGLEGRLTDAQSSVIINQVITPAFKRGDYAKGISDGVAAILQVLGGQPLAASPEPEKKPKAIPFFVLLLIVIGLIGGGRGGRRGLLLGGLLAAGMASGGSRGGGFGGGGGFGGGGGGFGGGGASGGW, from the coding sequence ATGGCAGTCACGCTACGCCTGCCGCTGTTCTTGCTGCTGTGCGCCTGGGCCTGGGTGGCCCAGGCGCAAGAGCCCGAGTTTCCGTCACTCAGCGGACGGGTGGTCGATCAGGCCGAGCTGCTCGATGCGCAAACCGAAGCGCGCCTGACGCAACTGCTGGCGGCGCATGAAAAAGCCAGCAGCGAGCAAGTGGTGGTGGTCACCCTGCCAAACCTGCAAGGGCTGGCCATCGAGGAGTTTGGCTTTCAGCTGGGCCGCCACTGGGGCATCGGCCAGAAGGGCGAGGACAACGGCGCATTGCTGCTGATCGCCCGTGACGAACGCAAACTGCGCATCGAGGTCGGTTATGGCCTCGAGGGTCGCCTGACCGATGCGCAATCCTCGGTGATCATCAACCAGGTCATCACCCCCGCCTTCAAGCGCGGCGATTACGCCAAGGGCATCAGTGACGGTGTCGCGGCGATTCTCCAGGTGCTGGGCGGTCAACCACTGGCTGCAAGCCCGGAGCCGGAGAAAAAGCCCAAGGCGATCCCCTTCTTCGTCTTGCTGCTTATCGTCATCGGCCTGATCGGCGGTGGACGCGGCGGACGTCGCGGGCTACTGCTCGGTGGACTATTGGCTGCCGGCATGGCCAGTGGCGGTTCGCGCGGCGGCGGCTTCGGCGGTGGTGGCGGTTTTGGTGGCGGCGGCGGCGGCTTCGGTGGCGGTGGTGCTTCCGGCGGCTGGTAA
- a CDS encoding LemA family protein, protein MTSRYGFSGRVAALLVMATLLSGCGVNNIPTYDEQVKAAWSQVENQYQRRADLIPNLVETVKGFAKQEQETLVAVIEARSKATSIQVDASTLDNPEKMRQFQQAQEQLTGALSRLMAVSERYPDLKSNQNFLALQSQLEGTENRIAVARRDFITSVERYNTEIRTFPGRLWHSLMYSDMPLRENFEATTPAAEEAPEVKF, encoded by the coding sequence ATGACATCGAGATACGGATTCAGCGGGCGAGTGGCGGCCTTGTTGGTCATGGCTACGCTGCTCAGCGGCTGTGGCGTCAACAACATTCCCACCTACGACGAACAAGTCAAAGCCGCCTGGTCCCAGGTGGAGAACCAATACCAACGACGTGCCGACCTGATTCCCAATCTGGTGGAGACCGTCAAGGGCTTCGCCAAGCAGGAACAGGAAACTCTGGTTGCGGTGATCGAGGCGCGCTCCAAGGCCACCTCCATCCAGGTGGATGCCAGCACCCTGGACAATCCGGAAAAAATGCGCCAGTTCCAGCAGGCCCAGGAACAACTCACCGGCGCCTTGAGCCGATTGATGGCGGTCTCCGAGCGTTACCCGGACCTGAAGTCCAACCAGAACTTCCTGGCGTTGCAATCCCAGCTGGAAGGCACGGAAAACCGCATCGCGGTGGCCCGGCGCGACTTCATCACCTCGGTTGAACGCTACAACACCGAGATCCGCACCTTTCCCGGGCGCCTCTGGCATAGCCTGATGTACAGCGACATGCCGCTGCGCGAGAACTTCGAAGCGACCACCCCGGCGGCGGAAGAAGCCCCAGAAGTGAAATTCTGA